The Vibrio rhizosphaerae genome contains the following window.
TCAATAACCCTGACATGTCTTTGATACAAAGGGAGTGACAGCCCAAATCTTCCAAACGCTTCGCCAGATCAACCCACATATCAATATTATGAACGGGGCTCGTGGTATAAGACAGTGTGCCCTGCGCGTGAGCACCGACATTAATCGTCGATTGAACCGCTTTCTCGAAGTTACGGACATCGTTCATCGCATCAAAAATCCGAAACACGTCCATCCCATTACGATGCGCGCGCTCGACGAACTTTTCGACCACATCATCTGCGTAATGACGATATCCCAACAAATTCTGCCCCCGCAACAGCATCTGCATCGGGGTTTTCGGCATCGCTTGTTTCAGCGTTCTGAGGCGTTCCCACGGGTCTTCTCCCAGAAAACGGATACAGGAATCGAACGTTGCGCCTCCCCAAGTTTCTAAAGACCAATAACCAACCTGATCAAGCGCCGATGCGATGGGTAACATATCTTCAATACGCATCCGAGTCGCAAACAAAGACTGATGCGCGTCGCGGAGAACAACATCAGTAAGTGCCAATGGTTTAGACATACAACACTCCTATTTATATTATTTATGTTTGGCTGATGAGCGATATTGGTGTACAGCTGCTGAAATGGCAGCAACAACCTGAGGGCTAACATCCGTTGAATGGGTAGGCTTTTGTGGAGACTGACTGACGTCAGGCGATAATGGTGGTGTCTCTTGAGGAACAATTTTAGACATCAGAGTGACCAGATAGACCATGATCGTCAGAAATGCGAAGACGACCAACATTCCTGTCATCATTAAGGTAGCAGCTTCCGACAATAAGCTTCCTATATGATTCATTCTATTTCCTTTTCATCGATTTTCTGGGTAGGTATTTGTTCAACATCCGTATCAACAAATTCAAAACGGGCTACTCTCCAGTTTGACTGACGTCATGCCACCAGACATATGGCCGAGAGCCCGAATATCACATCAAAAATTCAACGCGAACAGTATCGAATAAAGTTTATGCAAATGCTGAGAGAAAGATAGAAAAAAGGAATAAATCAAGACAGTAATACGTGAGTAAGCTATCAAAAAATAAAAGAATAATCGGAAAGAAAATAAGAAGAAAAGTAAAGAAATGGCGCGCTCGGAAGGATTCGAACCTTCGACCGCCTGGTTCGTAGCCAGGTACTCTATCCAGCTGAGCTACGAGCGCGCTGATGAAATGCATCTTTATATAAATTGAAGTAATGGCGCGCTCGGAAGGATTCGAACCTTCGACCGCCTGGTTCGTAGCCAGGTACTCTATCCAGCTGAGCTACGAGCGCACTGTTAAATCAATTTACTGATATTGTCACTGAGTGTCAAAGTGGCGCGCTCGGAAGGATTCGAACCTTCGACCGCCTGGTTCGTAGCCAGGTACTCT
Protein-coding sequences here:
- a CDS encoding oxaloacetate decarboxylase subunit gamma — protein: MNHIGSLLSEAATLMMTGMLVVFAFLTIMVYLVTLMSKIVPQETPPLSPDVSQSPQKPTHSTDVSPQVVAAISAAVHQYRSSAKHK